From a single Lactococcus allomyrinae genomic region:
- a CDS encoding glycoside hydrolase family 1 protein encodes MGFKNDFLWGGATAANQLEGAYNIDGKGLSVADAMPGGKQRMSILASPEFDWTIDEKHYVYPNHDGIDHYHHFKEDIALFAEMGFKAYRFSVAWSRIFPKGDETTPNEAGLHFYDGLIDECLKYGIEPVITISHYEMPLHLAKEYGGWKNRALIEFYVRYAKVLLTRYQNKVKYWMTFNEINSATFFSALSQGLVPSNGGADKTNVFQAWHNQFVASAETVKFGHELNKDLQIGCMSIYSTTYSFDANPINQIATQQSIQEFNYFCNDVQVRGEYPVFTQRLHEKYGVKSDDLEITEEDLILLKNGCVDYIGFSYYMSTVESKTGEGTSASGNMVLGGVKNPFLQESEWGWAVDSDGLRYALNDLYGRYQVPLFVVENGLGAIDKVEEDGAINDDYRIDYLRKHIVAMNQSIEDGVELMGYTPWGCIDLVSASTGEMSKRYGFIYVDLDDLGHGTGQRSKKKSFDWYKEVIASNGKKL; translated from the coding sequence ATGGGATTTAAAAATGATTTTTTATGGGGTGGTGCGACAGCGGCCAATCAGTTGGAAGGTGCGTATAATATTGATGGAAAGGGACTCTCTGTTGCTGATGCGATGCCTGGTGGGAAACAGCGCATGAGCATCCTTGCTTCTCCAGAATTTGATTGGACGATTGATGAAAAGCATTACGTTTATCCTAATCATGATGGGATTGACCATTATCATCATTTTAAAGAAGATATTGCACTGTTTGCGGAAATGGGCTTTAAAGCGTATCGTTTTTCGGTTGCTTGGTCAAGAATTTTTCCCAAAGGAGATGAAACGACGCCAAATGAGGCGGGTTTACATTTTTATGATGGTTTGATTGACGAGTGTTTAAAATATGGGATTGAGCCAGTTATCACGATTTCGCACTATGAAATGCCTTTACATCTGGCTAAAGAATATGGCGGATGGAAAAATCGTGCTTTGATTGAATTCTATGTTCGCTATGCTAAAGTTCTCCTTACGCGTTATCAAAATAAAGTTAAATATTGGATGACTTTTAATGAAATTAACTCAGCTACTTTTTTCTCTGCACTTAGTCAAGGCTTGGTCCCGTCCAATGGTGGAGCTGATAAAACAAATGTCTTTCAGGCTTGGCATAATCAATTTGTAGCAAGTGCTGAAACAGTTAAGTTTGGGCATGAACTAAATAAAGATTTACAAATTGGATGTATGAGTATTTATTCTACGACTTATTCGTTTGATGCCAATCCAATCAATCAGATTGCGACTCAACAAAGTATTCAGGAGTTTAATTATTTTTGTAATGATGTGCAAGTACGTGGGGAATATCCTGTGTTTACTCAGCGTTTACATGAAAAATATGGTGTCAAATCGGATGATTTGGAGATTACAGAAGAAGATTTAATTTTACTCAAAAATGGTTGTGTGGACTATATTGGATTTAGCTATTATATGTCAACAGTAGAATCAAAAACTGGTGAAGGGACTTCTGCAAGTGGAAATATGGTACTTGGTGGAGTCAAAAATCCATTTTTACAGGAAAGTGAATGGGGCTGGGCAGTGGATTCTGATGGTTTACGCTATGCTTTAAATGATCTTTATGGTCGCTACCAAGTTCCACTATTTGTTGTTGAAAATGGGTTAGGAGCGATTGATAAAGTTGAAGAAGATGGGGCGATTAATGACGATTATCGGATTGACTATCTGAGAAAACATATTGTTGCCATGAATCAATCGATAGAAGATGGGGTGGAGCTTATGGGTTATACACCTTGGGGCTGCATTGATTTGGTATCGGCTTCCACGGGTGAGATGAGTAAGCGTTATGGTTTTATTTATGTTGATTTGGATGATTTAGGTCATGGTACAGGCCAACGCTCTAAGAAGAAATCTTTTGATTGGTACAAAGAGGTGATTGCTTCAAATGGTAAGAAACTCTAA
- the coaA gene encoding type I pantothenate kinase produces MNEFINFDEISRETWQNLYKTSIAPLTHDELESIRSLNDEISLKDVQDVYLPLVHLLRLYKKNLEDMSFSKGLFLQKIVKTPPLIIGISGSVAVGKSTTARLVQLLLSRAFPKLSVELVTTDGFLYTTDDLKNRGILDRKGFPESYDMERLLAFLYHVKNGEKCEIPIYSHETYDILPDQVQTIDSPDILIVEGINVLQNPQNQMLYISDFYDFSIYVDAEEELIEKWYLERFDSLLKLAKYDTTNFYHQFTKMPVSKVVNLAKETWARVNRINLKEYIEPTRNRAEVILHKSENHYVDKIYLKKF; encoded by the coding sequence ATGAATGAATTCATCAATTTCGACGAAATTAGCCGTGAAACTTGGCAAAATCTTTATAAAACTTCTATCGCGCCTCTGACACATGATGAGCTTGAATCTATTCGCTCACTCAATGACGAAATTAGTCTGAAAGACGTGCAAGATGTTTATCTACCGCTCGTCCATCTCTTACGTTTATACAAAAAAAATTTAGAAGATATGAGTTTTTCTAAAGGACTTTTTTTACAAAAAATAGTAAAAACGCCGCCATTAATTATCGGTATTTCTGGCTCTGTCGCTGTCGGAAAATCAACTACAGCAAGACTTGTGCAGCTTTTACTTTCACGCGCTTTTCCTAAACTCAGTGTTGAGTTAGTCACGACTGACGGTTTTTTATATACTACTGATGATTTGAAAAACCGAGGAATCCTTGATAGAAAAGGTTTTCCTGAAAGCTACGATATGGAGCGACTTCTTGCCTTTCTCTACCATGTAAAAAATGGTGAAAAATGTGAAATTCCAATTTATTCACATGAAACTTACGACATTCTGCCCGACCAAGTTCAAACCATTGACAGTCCCGATATTCTCATTGTTGAAGGAATCAACGTTTTACAAAATCCACAAAATCAGATGCTCTATATCAGTGATTTTTATGATTTTTCAATTTATGTCGATGCCGAAGAAGAATTAATTGAAAAATGGTATCTGGAACGTTTTGATAGTCTTTTAAAATTAGCAAAATATGATACGACAAATTTTTATCACCAATTTACTAAAATGCCCGTAAGTAAAGTTGTCAATTTGGCAAAAGAAACCTGGGCAAGAGTTAATCGAATTAATTTAAAAGAATACATTGAACCTACGAGAAATCGTGCAGAAGTCATCCTACATAAATCAGAAAATCATTATGTTGATAAAATTTATCTAAAAAAATTCTAA
- a CDS encoding DUF4395 domain-containing protein codes for MSKPSIQGVPRPLVRTNQTVIVISIILAVFTQFYWVLLLPILAGFLGIFFERNFVILIAKRFLKKKASEYLLEDKSDLRFNQIIATVLLTASLTASLFGHLILAIIFATLVFIAASVALSGFCVGCWLHFQIKQYQYKRKIKKGIS; via the coding sequence ATGAGCAAACCTAGTATCCAAGGTGTTCCTCGTCCACTTGTACGCACCAATCAAACTGTAATCGTCATCAGTATTATTCTTGCCGTTTTCACCCAATTTTATTGGGTCCTCCTGCTCCCTATCCTTGCTGGTTTTTTAGGTATTTTCTTTGAACGAAATTTTGTCATTCTTATTGCAAAACGTTTTCTAAAAAAGAAAGCTTCTGAATATCTCTTGGAAGATAAGTCTGATTTACGTTTTAATCAAATTATTGCCACTGTACTCTTAACAGCAAGCCTAACTGCTTCGCTTTTTGGTCATCTTATTCTCGCTATTATCTTTGCCACGCTCGTTTTCATCGCAGCAAGTGTAGCCTTAAGCGGTTTCTGTGTAGGTTGCTGGCTTCATTTTCAAATAAAACAATATCAATATAAAAGGAAAATAAAAAAAGGAATCTCATAA
- a CDS encoding beta-glucoside-specific PTS transporter subunit IIABC → MGKYEALAKDIVANVGGKENILSLTNCVTRLRFKLKDEKKADTDVLKKMDGVVTVMQAGGQYQVVIGNHVPDVRADVDEVIGKLDTSAADTAPKGSLFDRFVELISGIFQPILAPLAAAGMLKGLNAILSFALGKGFQASSTYAVIHAMGDGLFLFLPIFIGYTAMKKFKGSPFVGMMIAAAIVYPGFVDGSVAKTFTESGGLSFFGIPFSVPVAGYGSSVMPIIAITAFAAFLEHQLKKIIPDVVKLFLTPFFTALITIPLGFLIIGPVMNVISDALGKGLMALQGFSPIIFGLVLGFTWQIMVMFGLHWALVPFAIIALAQGEPTTLLTAASTASFAQTGAVGAVMMKTKDKRLRELAIPAFISGWFGVTEPAIYGITLPKKRPFWASCIVSAVICAAAMALGVKAYTMAAFGIFSFTANISLDGNVSGAITMMILCAISVIAGFGLTWILGFEDDNSSEPIEETSKKPVNFKPTTEKEVILTPIEGKILPLAEVKDPAFSAEIMGKGVAVEPTVGEVRAPFDGTVMIMFPTKHAVGLVSNQGTEILIHVGIDTVQLDGKYFEAFVKQGQTVKKGDLLVKFDIEGIQNAGYSTQVPIIVTNTDDYMDVIATDKKFVRKDDMLITAVAAQATQLVANPA, encoded by the coding sequence AAAAAAGCAGATACTGATGTCCTAAAGAAAATGGACGGTGTGGTCACTGTTATGCAAGCTGGAGGACAGTATCAGGTTGTCATTGGTAACCATGTGCCAGATGTGCGTGCAGATGTAGATGAAGTTATCGGGAAATTAGATACATCTGCTGCGGATACAGCACCAAAAGGAAGTCTTTTTGACCGTTTTGTTGAATTAATCTCTGGAATTTTTCAACCTATTTTGGCACCACTTGCAGCAGCAGGGATGCTTAAGGGATTAAATGCGATTCTTTCTTTTGCACTTGGTAAAGGATTTCAGGCATCATCAACCTATGCAGTAATCCATGCGATGGGAGATGGACTTTTCTTATTCCTTCCTATTTTCATTGGTTATACAGCAATGAAAAAATTCAAAGGTTCACCATTCGTTGGAATGATGATTGCGGCTGCGATTGTCTATCCTGGATTTGTAGATGGTTCAGTAGCAAAAACTTTTACGGAAAGTGGTGGTTTAAGTTTCTTTGGTATTCCATTTTCTGTTCCTGTTGCAGGTTACGGCTCTTCGGTTATGCCGATTATCGCAATTACAGCATTTGCAGCCTTTCTTGAACATCAACTTAAGAAAATTATTCCTGATGTAGTTAAACTCTTTTTGACACCGTTCTTTACAGCATTGATTACGATTCCTTTAGGATTTTTGATTATTGGTCCAGTGATGAATGTTATTTCTGATGCTCTTGGTAAAGGATTGATGGCGCTTCAAGGCTTTAGTCCAATCATTTTTGGATTGGTTCTTGGATTCACTTGGCAAATTATGGTAATGTTCGGACTTCACTGGGCACTTGTACCATTTGCAATCATTGCTCTTGCACAAGGTGAGCCTACAACACTTTTAACAGCAGCAAGTACAGCTTCCTTTGCACAAACTGGGGCTGTAGGTGCTGTTATGATGAAAACTAAAGATAAACGTTTGCGTGAACTTGCAATACCAGCTTTTATTTCAGGATGGTTTGGCGTTACGGAACCAGCGATTTATGGGATTACCCTTCCTAAAAAACGTCCGTTTTGGGCTTCATGTATTGTTAGTGCAGTAATTTGTGCAGCAGCAATGGCATTGGGAGTTAAAGCTTATACAATGGCTGCATTTGGAATATTTAGTTTTACTGCCAATATTTCCCTTGACGGAAATGTTTCTGGTGCAATAACAATGATGATTTTATGTGCTATTTCAGTCATCGCTGGTTTTGGCTTGACTTGGATATTAGGTTTTGAAGATGATAATAGTAGTGAACCTATTGAAGAAACTTCTAAAAAGCCTGTAAATTTTAAACCAACAACAGAAAAAGAAGTCATTTTAACACCTATTGAAGGAAAGATTCTTCCACTTGCAGAAGTAAAAGATCCCGCTTTTTCAGCAGAAATTATGGGAAAAGGTGTAGCAGTTGAACCGACAGTTGGTGAAGTGAGAGCGCCTTTTGATGGGACAGTCATGATTATGTTTCCAACTAAACACGCAGTGGGACTGGTTTCAAATCAAGGCACAGAAATTTTGATTCATGTCGGTATAGATACCGTGCAACTTGATGGAAAATATTTTGAAGCCTTTGTAAAACAAGGACAAACCGTTAAAAAGGGAGATCTACTTGTTAAATTTGATATTGAAGGAATTCAAAATGCTGGGTATAGCACGCAAGTTCCGATAATCGTGACAAACACTGATGATTATATGGATGTCATTGCAACGGATAAGAAATTTGTTCGCAAAGATGATATGCTTATAACAGCGGTTGCAGCGCAGGCAACTCAGTTGGTAGCAAATCCTGCATAG
- a CDS encoding GntR family transcriptional regulator, translating to MRKAVPNYIKIHDALKDEVEKNIWKIGQRLPSERDLAERFGVSRMTARQAVTALVDEGILDRRVGSGTYVASRRVREKMRGTTSFTEIIISQGKVPSTEVLSYIKTAPNEVECEKLNITKKDSIIRMERIRYADNIPICFEVASIPFNLVKNFDKKEITSNFFKTLEKHGHVISRSEQIVSAKKVSTEVSEYLKTRAGSAILGLTQVSYLADGTAFEYVLSQYVGDRFEFYLER from the coding sequence ATGAGAAAAGCAGTGCCAAACTATATTAAGATTCATGATGCACTTAAAGATGAAGTTGAGAAAAACATCTGGAAAATTGGTCAACGTCTGCCAAGTGAAAGAGATTTGGCGGAACGATTTGGTGTAAGTCGCATGACTGCAAGGCAGGCGGTAACCGCTTTGGTAGATGAAGGGATTTTGGACCGAAGAGTTGGCTCTGGTACCTACGTTGCAAGTCGTCGAGTACGTGAAAAAATGCGGGGCACGACTTCTTTCACAGAGATTATCATATCACAAGGTAAAGTGCCTTCAACTGAAGTATTAAGCTATATCAAAACTGCTCCCAATGAAGTAGAATGCGAAAAACTGAATATCACTAAAAAAGATTCAATCATTCGTATGGAGCGGATTCGTTATGCGGATAATATTCCTATTTGTTTTGAAGTGGCGAGTATTCCTTTTAATCTAGTGAAAAACTTTGATAAGAAGGAGATTACGAGTAATTTCTTTAAAACGTTGGAAAAGCATGGGCATGTGATTTCGCGTAGTGAGCAAATCGTTTCTGCTAAAAAGGTAAGCACTGAGGTGTCTGAGTATTTAAAAACTCGTGCAGGTTCTGCAATTTTAGGGTTAACTCAAGTTTCTTATCTTGCTGATGGGACAGCTTTTGAGTATGTGCTTTCTCAGTACGTTGGAGACCGTTTTGAGTTTTATTTGGAAAGATAG
- a CDS encoding pyrimidine-nucleoside phosphorylase → MTYRMVDLIQKKRDGGSFNQSEIDWMIENYVAGSVPDYQMSALAMAIYFKGMNTSEISNLTMAMVHSGKEFDLSDISGIKVDKHSTGGVGDKVTLILAPLVASFGVPVAKMSGRGLGHTGGTLDKLESIPGFNIEKTEAGFIEQVKDIGIAVIGQSDELVKADKLLYALRDVTATVDIIPLIASSVMSKKIAAGSDAILLDVTVGDGAFMKSVEDARILARTMVDLGKSVGRETVAVITNMSQPLGYAIGNRNEITEAVNTLNGKGTAEFRQFIAELAQIMLELAGDKKTIPEILQNLDNGLAYAKFVAMIKAQGGDPTAFENLTAPLKTKYKVEIRAPKTGFITDEKALGVGVLAMKLGAGRATKADTIDFEAGILLAKKVGDKVSNNDLIATLYSNREISEELISEFNDSIVISDEQVHQKEILEIVR, encoded by the coding sequence ATGACCTATAGAATGGTTGACCTCATCCAAAAAAAACGAGATGGTGGAAGTTTTAATCAATCCGAAATAGACTGGATGATTGAAAATTATGTGGCTGGCAGCGTCCCAGACTACCAAATGTCGGCACTTGCAATGGCAATTTATTTCAAAGGGATGAATACTTCTGAAATATCAAATCTTACGATGGCAATGGTTCACTCAGGAAAAGAATTTGATTTGAGTGATATCTCAGGTATTAAAGTAGATAAACATTCAACAGGTGGTGTTGGTGATAAAGTAACGCTAATTCTCGCCCCACTCGTTGCCTCATTCGGTGTTCCTGTCGCAAAAATGTCAGGACGTGGACTTGGTCATACAGGTGGAACTTTAGATAAATTAGAGTCTATTCCAGGTTTTAATATTGAAAAAACTGAGGCGGGATTCATTGAACAGGTAAAAGATATTGGGATTGCTGTGATTGGACAATCAGATGAGCTTGTAAAGGCGGATAAGCTCCTTTATGCGCTCCGAGATGTAACAGCGACAGTTGACATTATTCCTCTTATTGCAAGCTCTGTGATGTCTAAAAAGATTGCCGCAGGTTCAGATGCAATTTTACTTGATGTGACAGTAGGAGATGGTGCTTTCATGAAGTCTGTGGAAGATGCACGAATTTTGGCACGAACCATGGTTGACCTAGGTAAATCTGTTGGCCGTGAAACTGTTGCTGTTATCACAAACATGAGTCAGCCTTTAGGCTATGCCATTGGAAATCGTAATGAAATTACAGAAGCAGTCAATACGCTAAATGGTAAGGGAACAGCTGAATTTCGCCAATTTATTGCTGAATTAGCACAGATTATGCTGGAGCTTGCAGGCGATAAAAAAACAATCCCAGAAATCCTACAAAATCTTGATAATGGACTTGCCTATGCCAAATTTGTCGCTATGATAAAAGCCCAAGGAGGCGATCCAACAGCCTTTGAAAATCTGACTGCACCGCTCAAAACCAAATACAAAGTTGAAATTCGTGCCCCCAAAACAGGCTTCATCACTGATGAAAAAGCATTAGGTGTTGGTGTTCTCGCCATGAAACTGGGTGCTGGACGCGCTACAAAAGCTGATACAATTGATTTTGAAGCAGGAATTCTACTTGCAAAAAAAGTTGGAGATAAAGTTAGCAACAACGATTTAATTGCAACACTTTACAGTAATCGTGAAATTTCGGAAGAACTCATCTCCGAGTTTAACGATAGCATTGTTATTTCTGACGAACAAGTTCATCAGAAAGAAATATTAGAAATTGTTCGCTAA
- a CDS encoding BMP family lipoprotein — protein sequence MNKRVIAVGAVALASVAVLAGCRSHDAAGSSSGKAKTDLKAAIITDTGGINDRSFNQSAWEGLQAWGKENNLKKGQGFMYFQSNSASDYTTNFNSAEQQGYKLLFGIGFSLQDATSAAAKNNPKSNFVIIDSVITGQKNVASATFADNEGAYLAGVAAAKATKTNKIGFIGGMQSDVITRFQVGFEAGAKSVNPNIKVDVQYAGSFTDAAKGKTIAAAMYGSGDDVVYQCAGGVGVGAFSEAKALNAQKNEADKVWLIGVDQDQKYLGGYTSKDGKKSNFVLVSTIKEVGKVVQDIADKTKDGKFPGGTTVTYNLKNGGVDLGLDNVTPQIKDAVATAKADIISGKITVPSK from the coding sequence ATGAACAAACGCGTAATCGCAGTCGGTGCAGTTGCACTTGCTTCAGTGGCAGTCCTTGCAGGCTGCCGTTCACACGATGCAGCAGGGTCATCATCAGGTAAAGCTAAGACAGACCTTAAAGCAGCTATCATCACAGATACCGGTGGTATCAACGACCGTTCATTCAACCAATCAGCGTGGGAAGGTCTTCAAGCTTGGGGTAAAGAAAATAACCTTAAAAAAGGTCAAGGTTTCATGTACTTCCAATCAAATTCAGCTTCAGATTATACAACAAACTTTAACTCAGCTGAACAACAAGGTTATAAACTTTTGTTTGGTATTGGGTTCTCACTTCAAGATGCTACATCTGCAGCAGCTAAGAACAATCCAAAATCAAACTTCGTTATCATTGACTCAGTAATTACTGGTCAAAAGAACGTGGCTTCAGCAACATTTGCCGATAATGAAGGGGCTTATCTTGCCGGTGTAGCTGCTGCAAAAGCAACTAAGACAAATAAGATTGGTTTCATCGGAGGAATGCAATCTGATGTTATCACTCGTTTCCAAGTTGGTTTTGAAGCAGGCGCAAAATCTGTAAATCCTAACATTAAAGTAGATGTTCAATATGCTGGTTCATTTACAGATGCAGCCAAAGGTAAAACTATTGCAGCAGCAATGTATGGTTCTGGTGATGATGTAGTTTATCAATGTGCTGGTGGTGTTGGTGTTGGTGCATTTAGTGAAGCAAAAGCTTTGAATGCTCAAAAGAATGAAGCAGATAAAGTATGGCTTATCGGTGTTGACCAAGACCAAAAATATCTTGGTGGTTACACTTCTAAAGATGGTAAAAAATCAAACTTTGTCCTCGTTTCAACAATCAAAGAAGTTGGTAAAGTCGTTCAAGATATTGCCGACAAAACTAAGGATGGCAAATTCCCTGGTGGAACAACCGTTACTTACAACCTCAAAAATGGTGGGGTAGACCTTGGTCTTGATAATGTAACACCACAAATCAAAGATGCTGTTGCTACTGCAAAAGCTGATATTATTTCTGGTAAGATTACTGTTCCATCTAAATAA
- a CDS encoding cytidine deaminase produces MTVTKEMVKAAKEAAAQAYIPYSHFPVGAAFHTPDGQIITGCNIENASFGLSNCAERTAIFKAISEGITHFDALYIYGETQEPISPCGACRQVIAEFCAADMPVYLLSKTDKVKMTSVGELLPYSFTELN; encoded by the coding sequence ATGACAGTTACTAAAGAAATGGTGAAAGCTGCGAAGGAAGCGGCGGCGCAAGCTTATATTCCATATTCGCACTTTCCAGTTGGTGCAGCTTTTCACACACCAGATGGTCAAATCATTACAGGGTGTAATATTGAAAATGCTAGTTTTGGATTATCTAATTGTGCCGAACGAACAGCGATTTTCAAAGCAATATCAGAGGGTATAACGCATTTTGATGCACTTTATATTTATGGCGAAACGCAAGAACCGATTAGTCCTTGTGGCGCTTGCCGTCAAGTGATTGCAGAGTTTTGTGCTGCAGACATGCCAGTTTATCTGTTGTCGAAGACTGATAAAGTTAAGATGACTTCTGTAGGTGAATTGTTACCTTATTCGTTTACAGAATTGAACTAA
- the deoC gene encoding deoxyribose-phosphate aldolase → MKINKYIDHTILKADSSQEKVQQIIDEAKKYDFMSVCINPTWVSFASKQLKETDVKVCTVIGFPLGANTSEVKAFEAKNAIENGADEIDMVINIGAAKDGNWELVESDIAAVNAVKEDKLLKVIIETSLLTDDEKIKSCEAAVRAGADFVKTSTGFSTAGATVADIRLMRATVGPDMGVKASGGVHNLEEAKAMIDAGATRLGVSAGVAIMEGLTSHDSY, encoded by the coding sequence ATGAAAATTAATAAATATATTGACCACACGATTCTTAAAGCGGATAGCTCGCAAGAAAAGGTTCAACAAATCATTGATGAAGCTAAAAAATATGACTTCATGAGTGTATGTATTAATCCAACATGGGTAAGCTTTGCAAGTAAACAATTAAAAGAGACAGATGTTAAAGTTTGCACAGTCATTGGTTTCCCTCTTGGAGCAAATACATCAGAAGTTAAGGCTTTTGAAGCAAAAAATGCCATTGAAAACGGTGCTGATGAGATTGATATGGTCATTAATATTGGTGCGGCTAAAGATGGAAATTGGGAGCTCGTTGAATCAGATATTGCAGCAGTAAATGCAGTAAAAGAAGACAAACTTTTGAAGGTCATTATTGAAACAAGTCTCCTTACAGATGATGAAAAAATTAAATCATGTGAAGCAGCAGTACGTGCAGGGGCAGATTTTGTCAAAACATCAACTGGTTTTTCAACTGCTGGAGCAACGGTTGCAGATATTAGATTGATGCGTGCTACAGTAGGACCTGATATGGGTGTTAAGGCATCAGGTGGTGTGCATAATCTCGAAGAAGCTAAAGCAATGATTGATGCAGGAGCAACCCGTCTAGGTGTATCAGCAGGAGTTGCTATCATGGAAGGGCTGACAAGTCATGACAGTTACTAA
- a CDS encoding class I SAM-dependent methyltransferase — protein sequence MVKTNMYYEDNRDLAHDIQEIKVELLGIAMKFLTDSGVFSKNGVDYGSRVLLENFNPENAKTLLDVGCGYGTLGLTLAKKYDLAVTMVDVNSRALDLCRQNADRNAVSIDEIKISDIYDTVSGKYDAIISNPPIRAGKSVVHGILEGSFEHLNDAGTLTIVIQKKQGAPSAQKKMEEVFGNCIVIAKDKGYFILRSYKK from the coding sequence ATGGTAAAGACAAATATGTACTACGAGGATAATCGTGATTTAGCGCATGATATTCAAGAAATAAAAGTTGAACTTTTAGGAATAGCCATGAAATTTTTGACAGACAGTGGTGTCTTTTCAAAAAACGGAGTTGACTATGGCTCACGAGTTTTATTAGAGAATTTTAATCCAGAAAATGCGAAAACACTATTGGATGTTGGTTGTGGTTATGGGACGCTTGGATTGACGTTAGCTAAAAAATATGATTTAGCGGTCACAATGGTTGATGTAAACAGTCGTGCATTGGATTTGTGCCGTCAAAATGCTGACAGAAATGCTGTCAGTATTGATGAAATCAAAATTTCTGATATTTATGATACTGTCAGCGGGAAATACGATGCAATTATCAGCAATCCACCGATTCGGGCAGGAAAATCAGTCGTTCATGGCATTTTGGAAGGAAGTTTTGAACATCTCAATGATGCAGGAACGCTTACGATTGTCATTCAGAAAAAACAAGGAGCACCATCTGCTCAAAAAAAGATGGAAGAAGTCTTTGGTAATTGTATTGTGATTGCGAAAGATAAGGGTTACTTCATTTTGAGAAGTTACAAAAAATGA